From the Streptomyces sp. Tu 2975 genome, one window contains:
- a CDS encoding aspartate/glutamate racemase family protein: MKIALMDSGIGLLAAAAAVRTLRPDADLVLSSDPGSMPWGPRTPDDVAGRALAVARAAAAHRPDALIVACNTASVHALPALRAELEPSIPVIGTVPAIKPAAAGGGPVAIWATPATTGSPYQRGLIKEFAGSVEVTEVPCPGLADAVERADEDAIDRAVAAAAALTPRHVRAVVLGCTHYELVSERIRAAVQRPGLPPLVLHGSAGAVAAQALRRIGAEPVPGASPSGRLTVLLSGTEATLPAEALGYAESRLLPAVTPAH, from the coding sequence GTGAAGATCGCGCTCATGGATTCCGGTATCGGCCTGCTGGCGGCGGCGGCCGCGGTGCGTACGCTGCGCCCCGACGCCGATCTGGTGCTGTCCTCCGACCCCGGCAGCATGCCCTGGGGCCCCCGTACGCCGGACGATGTCGCCGGGCGCGCGCTGGCCGTGGCACGGGCGGCCGCCGCGCACCGGCCCGACGCGCTCATCGTCGCCTGCAACACCGCTTCCGTGCACGCCCTGCCCGCGCTCCGCGCGGAGCTCGAGCCCTCGATCCCCGTCATCGGTACGGTCCCCGCGATCAAGCCCGCCGCGGCCGGGGGCGGCCCTGTCGCGATCTGGGCGACCCCGGCGACCACGGGCAGCCCGTACCAGCGCGGACTGATCAAGGAGTTCGCCGGCTCGGTCGAGGTGACCGAGGTTCCCTGTCCCGGTCTCGCCGACGCGGTGGAGCGGGCGGACGAGGACGCGATCGACCGGGCCGTCGCCGCGGCCGCCGCGCTCACCCCCCGCCACGTCAGGGCCGTCGTCCTCGGCTGCACGCATTACGAACTGGTCTCCGAGCGGATCCGGGCCGCGGTCCAGCGGCCCGGCCTGCCGCCCCTCGTCCTGCACGGCTCGGCAGGAGCGGTCGCCGCGCAGGCCCTGCGGCGGATCGGCGCGGAGCCGGTGCCCGGCGCGTCGCCGAGCGGCCGGCTCACGGTGCTGCTCAGCGGGACGGAAGCCACTCTTCCGGCGGAGGCGCTCGGCTACGCCGAAAGCCGCCTGCTGCCTGCGGTGACCCCCGCGCACTGA
- a CDS encoding O-antigen ligase family protein: MGSTSGPPTDREGRSDPNTGRESRSDPETARSGSDGARFAQQHGDDGAHSRPERGSRPDRGQGADADRERRGGTDAAGVAVLVGCAVWSLVSAAGREGRPEGVLLAVFAVTAGYACGRISGSLLPVGGFLVTAVGAVAVAVASHDGVVPGAAAGAVTPLGQAGAVAALLVLGTGAACCAASAARTAGGRTGSRLFASAVACSALALASVPVFAVCLAVLLCSLAAARIRRRTAVLAALALAAGLVAGTTWAVAKDALPAGLATSVKASLTEHRGALWRDAVTLAEREPVRGVGPARFGRLSPASVQSPASGSKPHSAPLQQAAEQGVVGVALLAGVFGWILYGLGRSPRPAPVALSAAAALTAVAVLACVGNVLSFAPVTTGAALLAGLATARTPHEGHGLEEQDL; encoded by the coding sequence ATGGGTTCAACAAGCGGTCCACCCACGGACCGCGAAGGCCGAAGCGATCCGAACACGGGCCGGGAGAGCCGAAGCGATCCGGAGACGGCGCGCAGTGGCAGTGACGGCGCGCGCTTTGCCCAGCAACACGGGGACGACGGCGCGCACTCGCGCCCGGAACGCGGCTCGCGCCCGGATCGCGGGCAGGGCGCGGACGCGGATCGTGAACGCCGCGGCGGCACGGACGCGGCGGGGGTCGCCGTCCTCGTCGGCTGCGCCGTGTGGTCGCTGGTCAGCGCCGCCGGACGGGAGGGGCGACCGGAAGGCGTGCTGCTCGCCGTGTTCGCCGTCACCGCGGGGTACGCGTGCGGACGGATCTCCGGCTCGCTCCTTCCGGTCGGCGGCTTCCTCGTGACCGCGGTGGGGGCCGTCGCTGTCGCCGTCGCGTCCCACGACGGAGTGGTGCCGGGAGCCGCCGCCGGTGCCGTCACGCCCTTGGGACAGGCGGGCGCCGTCGCCGCGCTCCTGGTGCTCGGCACGGGTGCGGCCTGCTGCGCGGCGTCCGCCGCCCGGACGGCGGGCGGCAGGACGGGGTCACGCCTGTTCGCGTCGGCCGTGGCCTGTTCCGCGCTCGCGCTGGCGTCCGTGCCCGTGTTCGCGGTCTGCCTGGCCGTGCTGCTCTGTTCGCTCGCCGCGGCCCGGATCCGCCGGCGCACCGCCGTTCTCGCGGCACTCGCGCTGGCTGCGGGGCTCGTGGCGGGAACCACCTGGGCCGTCGCGAAGGACGCCCTCCCCGCCGGCCTCGCCACGTCGGTGAAGGCGTCCCTCACCGAGCACCGGGGCGCTCTGTGGCGGGACGCCGTCACCCTGGCGGAACGGGAGCCGGTCCGGGGCGTCGGTCCCGCCCGCTTCGGACGGCTGAGCCCGGCCTCCGTCCAGTCGCCCGCCTCCGGGAGCAAGCCCCACTCGGCACCGCTCCAGCAAGCGGCGGAGCAGGGAGTGGTCGGCGTCGCGCTGCTCGCTGGGGTCTTCGGCTGGATCCTGTACGGGCTCGGGCGTTCGCCCCGTCCGGCGCCGGTGGCGCTGAGCGCCGCCGCCGCGCTCACGGCAGTGGCGGTACTGGCCTGTGTCGGCAACGTGCTGAGTTTCGCCCCCGTCACGACGGGGGCCGCGTTGCTGGCGGGACTGGCCACGGCACGCACGCCCCACGAAGGACACGGCCTCGAAGAACAGGACCTGTAG
- the lnt gene encoding apolipoprotein N-acyltransferase yields MTSVDTPGPASTEGRPLLRRFVRPGAAALSGLLLFASFPPRPLWWLAVPAFALLGLTLHGGRPRSAFGLGYLAGLGFLLPLLSWTGEEVGPVPWLALVAAEALFVAFACMGIALVSRLPAWPVWAAAVWIAGEAARARVPFGGFPWGKIAFGQADGFFLPLAALGGTPVLSFAVVLCGFGLYECVRQALAHRRGGAVPRIAAVTALLALLVPVATALASRPLVDDSAEDGTATVAAIQGNVPRLGLDFNAQRRAVLDNHARRTEQLAADVAAGKEPRPDFVLWPENSSDLDPYRNADARQVIDRAVKAIGVPTVVGAVLTPETGKLRNTLIEWDPTRGPVDTYDKRHVQPFGEYIPMRSVVRVFNSDVDRVQRDFGPGYEVGVFDLAGTKVGLVTCFEAAFDDAARDTVTHGAQLISVPSNNATFGRSEMTYQQLAMSRVRAVEHSRSVVVPVTSGVSAVIMPDGEIVEETAMFTPDALVAEVPLRSSLTPATRLGSAPEMALVLLAAGGLTAVAVGAVRKRRPAADEAATGADQA; encoded by the coding sequence ATGACCTCCGTCGACACCCCCGGACCCGCCTCCACCGAGGGCCGGCCGCTGCTGCGCCGGTTCGTGCGCCCGGGCGCCGCGGCGCTCTCCGGCCTGCTGCTGTTCGCGAGCTTCCCGCCGCGTCCGCTGTGGTGGCTGGCCGTCCCGGCGTTCGCCCTGCTCGGCCTTACGTTGCACGGAGGCCGTCCGCGGTCCGCGTTCGGTCTCGGCTACCTCGCGGGCCTGGGCTTCCTGCTCCCCCTGCTGTCCTGGACGGGCGAGGAGGTCGGCCCGGTGCCCTGGCTGGCGCTGGTCGCGGCGGAGGCGCTGTTCGTGGCGTTCGCCTGCATGGGCATCGCCCTCGTGTCCCGGCTGCCCGCGTGGCCCGTGTGGGCCGCTGCCGTCTGGATCGCCGGCGAGGCCGCGCGTGCCCGCGTACCGTTCGGCGGCTTCCCGTGGGGCAAGATCGCCTTCGGTCAGGCCGACGGTTTCTTCCTGCCGCTCGCGGCGCTCGGCGGCACCCCTGTGCTGAGCTTCGCCGTCGTGCTCTGCGGATTCGGCCTCTACGAGTGTGTGCGGCAGGCGCTCGCGCACCGCCGCGGCGGGGCCGTTCCGCGCATCGCCGCCGTGACGGCGCTGCTGGCCCTGCTCGTGCCCGTCGCCACGGCCCTCGCCTCCCGGCCGCTGGTCGACGACTCCGCCGAGGACGGCACCGCGACCGTCGCCGCGATCCAGGGCAACGTTCCCCGGCTCGGTCTCGACTTCAACGCCCAGCGCCGGGCCGTCCTCGACAATCACGCCCGCCGGACGGAACAGCTTGCCGCGGACGTTGCGGCGGGCAAGGAGCCCCGGCCGGATTTCGTCCTGTGGCCGGAGAACTCCTCCGATCTCGACCCGTACCGCAACGCCGACGCCCGCCAGGTCATCGACCGGGCGGTCAAGGCCATCGGTGTTCCGACCGTCGTGGGCGCGGTGCTGACCCCGGAGACGGGCAAGCTCCGCAACACCCTCATCGAGTGGGACCCGACCCGCGGGCCCGTCGACACCTACGACAAGCGCCATGTGCAGCCGTTCGGCGAGTACATCCCGATGCGGTCCGTCGTACGGGTCTTCAACTCCGACGTGGACCGGGTCCAGCGCGACTTCGGGCCGGGGTACGAGGTGGGGGTCTTCGACCTCGCCGGCACCAAGGTCGGCCTTGTCACCTGCTTCGAGGCCGCCTTCGACGACGCCGCCCGCGACACCGTCACACACGGGGCGCAGCTCATCTCCGTGCCGAGCAACAACGCCACCTTCGGCCGGAGCGAGATGACCTACCAGCAGCTGGCGATGTCCCGCGTGCGGGCCGTCGAGCACAGCCGGTCCGTCGTCGTCCCGGTCACCAGCGGTGTCAGCGCCGTCATCATGCCCGACGGGGAGATCGTCGAGGAGACGGCGATGTTCACGCCGGACGCCCTGGTCGCCGAGGTGCCGCTGCGCTCGTCGCTCACGCCCGCGACCCGGCTCGGCAGCGCGCCCGAAATGGCCCTGGTGCTGCTCGCGGCCGGCGGCCTGACCGCGGTCGCCGTCGGTGCCGTCCGGAAGCGCCGGCCTGCGGCCGACGAGGCGGCCACGGGAGCGGACCAGGCCTGA
- a CDS encoding NUDIX domain-containing protein: MATPDFIRAIRATAGHQLLFLPGVSAVVFDDAGRVLLGRRADTGNWSIIGGIPEPGEQPAMTAAREVYEETAVRCVAERVVLVQALPRPVTYPNGDVCQYMDITMRCRAVSGAAEARVNDEESLEVGWFPVDALPELQDFAIFRIKHALSEGPAWFEPIKAQ; this comes from the coding sequence ATGGCAACTCCCGACTTCATCCGCGCCATCCGGGCGACCGCCGGCCACCAGCTGCTGTTCCTGCCGGGGGTAAGCGCCGTCGTCTTCGACGACGCGGGGCGGGTACTGCTGGGCAGGCGCGCCGACACGGGCAACTGGTCGATCATCGGCGGCATCCCGGAGCCCGGTGAGCAGCCGGCCATGACGGCGGCACGCGAGGTGTACGAGGAGACCGCCGTGCGCTGCGTGGCCGAGCGGGTCGTGCTGGTGCAGGCGCTGCCGAGGCCAGTCACCTATCCCAACGGTGACGTGTGCCAGTACATGGACATCACCATGCGCTGCCGGGCCGTGAGCGGCGCCGCCGAGGCGCGGGTCAACGACGAGGAGTCCCTCGAGGTGGGCTGGTTCCCGGTCGACGCGTTGCCGGAGCTCCAGGACTTCGCGATCTTCCGGATCAAACATGCGCTGTCCGAAGGACCAGCATGGTTCGAACCCATCAAGGCGCAGTGA
- a CDS encoding 3-hydroxybutyrate dehydrogenase, with protein sequence MTAPTTPPGTPATAAAASPLSVDLGGRTALVTGAAGGIGRACTLRLAAAGAKVRAVDRDAEGLAALAEHSEGLAGAVEPYLLDLTDLDAAEAAAAGTDILVNNAGLQLVRPIEDFPPDVFHTVLTVMLEAPFRLIRGALPHMYAQGWGRVVNISSVHGLRASAYKSAYVAAKHGLEGLSKTAALEGAPHGVTSVCVNPGYVRTPLVEKQIADQAAAHDLPEDRVLAEVLLKDSAIKRLVEPEEVAEAALYLCSPQASFITGTSLTLDGGWTAH encoded by the coding sequence ATGACCGCGCCCACCACACCGCCCGGCACCCCCGCCACCGCAGCCGCGGCGTCCCCCCTGTCCGTCGACCTCGGCGGCCGTACCGCCCTCGTCACCGGTGCCGCGGGTGGCATCGGCCGCGCCTGCACCCTCCGGCTCGCGGCCGCCGGAGCCAAGGTCAGAGCCGTCGACCGGGACGCCGAAGGACTGGCTGCGCTCGCCGAGCACAGCGAGGGCCTCGCCGGGGCCGTGGAGCCGTACCTGCTCGACCTCACCGACCTGGACGCCGCGGAGGCGGCGGCCGCCGGCACGGACATCCTCGTCAACAACGCGGGCCTCCAACTGGTACGGCCCATCGAGGACTTCCCGCCGGACGTCTTCCACACCGTGCTCACGGTGATGCTCGAAGCCCCTTTCCGGCTGATCAGGGGCGCGCTGCCGCACATGTACGCACAGGGCTGGGGCAGGGTCGTCAACATCTCGTCCGTTCACGGACTGCGCGCATCCGCCTACAAGTCCGCCTATGTGGCCGCCAAACACGGCCTCGAAGGACTCTCCAAGACGGCCGCCCTCGAGGGCGCACCGCATGGCGTGACGTCCGTGTGCGTCAACCCCGGCTATGTGCGCACACCCCTCGTGGAGAAGCAGATCGCCGACCAGGCCGCCGCGCACGACCTGCCGGAGGACCGTGTGCTCGCCGAGGTCCTCCTCAAGGACTCCGCGATCAAACGGCTCGTCGAACCGGAGGAGGTGGCGGAGGCCGCCCTGTACCTGTGCTCGCCCCAGGCCTCATTCATCACCGGCACGTCCCTGACCCTGGACGGCGGCTGGACGGCGCACTAG
- a CDS encoding GAF domain-containing protein, which yields MSHDQAHYLELLARGAAAEAYDRPLLLARADGAGHEQLAALDHAKQLALRVRAELEGRRRREAELSALFETAHDLAGLRDLDAVLRAIVQRARSLLGTEVAYLSLNDPAAGDTYMRVTEGSVSARFQQVRLGMGEGLGGLVAQTARPYVTDSYFDDARFEHTGTIDAAVKDEGLVAILGVPLMLGSQVIGVLFAADRRARVFEREQVALLASFAAHAAVAIDTANLLAETRSALADLERANAIIQDHSGVLERASDVHDRLTELVLRGGGVQDVAAALSEVLDGTVEFTEAGPDAGGAGGHATRHGDDWVAAVAAGGEVFGSLVLRGHPALDPVDRRTLERAAMVTSLLLLARRSAHDAEQRVRGELLDDLLDAPDRDPRLLRERAARLRADLDVPHVVLAARIDGTADETAARAETARAETAAGRKPAARTGSWTRAGANARADSLDGAAVSARETADRQRLWSAASHLAATRSGLAAARDGGTVLLLPLGPGDTAADLARQTARQLSGALREPVTVGASSPVDSPAGDPAPVAEAYAQARRCLDALRLLGRSGEGAAAQDLGFLGLLLADPGDIDGFVHRTIGEIVDYDRRRGTDLVGTLDAYFASGMSPARTKDDLHVHVNTVAQRLERIGRLLGPDWQSPARSLEIQLALRLHAMSSSAGS from the coding sequence ATGTCCCACGATCAAGCCCACTACCTGGAGCTCCTCGCACGCGGCGCGGCCGCAGAGGCGTACGACAGGCCGTTGCTCCTCGCCCGCGCGGACGGCGCCGGACACGAGCAACTGGCCGCGCTCGACCACGCCAAGCAGCTGGCCCTGCGGGTGCGGGCGGAGCTGGAGGGGCGGCGCCGCCGCGAGGCGGAGCTGTCCGCCCTCTTCGAGACCGCGCACGACCTCGCCGGTCTGCGCGACCTCGACGCGGTGCTCCGGGCGATCGTGCAGCGGGCCCGGTCGCTGCTCGGCACCGAGGTCGCCTACCTCAGCCTCAACGACCCCGCGGCCGGCGACACCTACATGCGCGTCACCGAGGGCTCGGTGTCGGCCCGCTTCCAGCAGGTGCGGCTCGGCATGGGGGAGGGGCTCGGCGGACTCGTCGCCCAGACCGCCCGGCCCTACGTGACGGACAGCTACTTCGACGACGCCCGGTTCGAGCACACCGGGACCATCGACGCCGCCGTCAAGGACGAGGGCCTCGTCGCCATCCTCGGCGTGCCGCTCATGCTCGGCAGCCAGGTCATCGGCGTGCTGTTCGCTGCGGACCGGCGCGCCAGGGTCTTCGAGCGCGAGCAGGTCGCGCTGCTCGCCTCCTTCGCCGCCCACGCGGCCGTCGCCATCGACACCGCCAACCTCCTCGCGGAGACCCGCTCCGCGCTCGCCGACCTCGAGCGGGCCAACGCGATCATCCAGGACCACAGCGGCGTCCTGGAGCGCGCCTCGGACGTCCACGACCGGCTCACCGAGCTGGTCCTGCGCGGCGGGGGAGTGCAGGACGTGGCCGCGGCGCTCTCCGAAGTCCTCGACGGCACCGTCGAGTTCACCGAGGCCGGCCCGGACGCCGGCGGCGCGGGCGGCCACGCGACACGGCACGGAGACGACTGGGTCGCGGCCGTCGCCGCCGGAGGCGAGGTCTTCGGCTCGCTGGTCCTGCGCGGACACCCCGCCCTCGACCCCGTCGACCGGCGCACCCTCGAGCGTGCCGCCATGGTCACCTCCCTGCTCCTGCTCGCCAGGCGGTCGGCGCACGACGCCGAGCAGCGCGTCCGGGGCGAGCTGCTCGACGACCTGCTCGACGCGCCGGACCGCGATCCGCGGCTCCTGCGCGAGCGGGCCGCACGACTTCGCGCGGACCTGGACGTCCCGCATGTGGTGCTCGCCGCCCGGATCGACGGCACGGCGGACGAGACCGCCGCCCGCGCCGAGACCGCCCGCGCCGAGACCGCCGCCGGCCGCAAGCCGGCCGCGCGCACCGGCTCATGGACCCGTGCGGGCGCCAACGCCCGCGCGGACTCCCTCGACGGCGCCGCCGTATCCGCGCGCGAGACGGCGGACCGCCAGCGTCTCTGGTCCGCCGCCTCGCACCTGGCCGCGACGCGTTCCGGTCTCGCCGCCGCCCGCGACGGCGGCACGGTCCTGCTGCTGCCCCTCGGGCCCGGGGACACGGCGGCGGACCTCGCCCGACAGACCGCCCGGCAGTTGTCCGGCGCGCTCCGCGAGCCGGTGACCGTCGGCGCCTCCTCGCCGGTCGACTCACCGGCCGGCGACCCGGCGCCGGTGGCCGAGGCCTATGCCCAGGCCCGCCGCTGTCTTGACGCCCTGCGTCTCCTCGGCCGCTCCGGGGAGGGGGCCGCGGCGCAGGACCTGGGGTTCCTCGGCCTGCTGCTGGCCGACCCCGGTGACATCGACGGCTTCGTGCACCGCACCATCGGGGAGATCGTCGACTACGACCGGCGGCGCGGTACCGACCTGGTGGGCACCCTGGACGCCTATTTCGCCAGTGGCATGAGCCCGGCCCGCACCAAGGACGACCTGCACGTCCATGTGAACACCGTGGCCCAACGGCTCGAGCGCATAGGCCGGTTGCTCGGCCCCGACTGGCAGTCGCCGGCGCGGTCCCTCGAGATCCAGCTGGCGCTGAGGCTGCACGCGATGTCGTCGTCGGCCGGCTCCTGA
- a CDS encoding MFS transporter, protein MAAPATAPPEPSSLKRIVAASLIGTTIEWYDFFLYGSAAALVFNELFFPDEDPLVGTLLSFLTYAVGFAARPLGALVFGHYGDRLGRKKLLVLSLLMMGGATFAIGLMPTHATIGSAAPVLLTVLRLVQGFALGGEWGGAVLLVSEHGDAKRRGFWASWPQTGAPAGQLLATGVLSALTALLSDAAFSSWGWRIPFLLSGVLVIVGLWIRLSVDESPVFKAALAQAEQRKSEAGQVEKMPVVAVLRHHWRDVLIAMGARMAENISYYVITAFILVYATTAVDMSKQTALNAVLIASAVHFAVIPLWGALSDRIGRRPVYLIGAIGVGAWMFPFFALIDTAGFGALLLAVTVGLVLHGAMYAPQAAFFSEMFATRMRYSGASIGAQFSSVAAGAPAPLIATALLADYDSSTPIALYVIAAALLTVVAIACARETRERDLTTLDSVADEVEDAPATATADARTA, encoded by the coding sequence ATGGCCGCCCCCGCAACCGCCCCGCCCGAGCCCAGCTCGCTCAAGCGCATCGTCGCCGCCAGCCTCATCGGGACCACCATCGAGTGGTACGACTTCTTCCTCTACGGGTCGGCCGCCGCGCTGGTCTTCAACGAGCTGTTCTTCCCGGATGAGGACCCGCTGGTCGGAACCCTCCTCTCGTTCCTCACCTACGCCGTCGGCTTCGCCGCGCGTCCGCTCGGCGCGCTCGTCTTCGGGCACTACGGGGACCGGCTCGGGCGTAAGAAGCTGCTGGTGCTCAGCCTGCTCATGATGGGCGGTGCGACCTTCGCGATCGGGCTCATGCCGACCCACGCGACGATCGGCTCCGCCGCTCCGGTCCTGCTGACCGTGCTGCGGCTCGTGCAGGGGTTCGCGCTCGGCGGCGAGTGGGGCGGCGCGGTGCTGCTGGTGTCCGAGCACGGCGACGCCAAGCGGCGCGGGTTCTGGGCGTCGTGGCCTCAGACGGGCGCTCCGGCCGGTCAGTTGCTCGCCACCGGTGTGCTGTCCGCGCTCACCGCGCTGCTCTCTGACGCCGCTTTCTCCTCATGGGGCTGGCGCATACCGTTCCTGCTGTCCGGCGTGCTGGTGATCGTCGGCTTGTGGATTCGTCTCTCTGTCGATGAATCGCCGGTCTTCAAGGCCGCCCTGGCCCAGGCCGAGCAGCGCAAGTCGGAGGCCGGCCAGGTGGAGAAGATGCCGGTGGTCGCCGTACTGCGTCACCACTGGCGCGACGTCCTGATCGCCATGGGCGCGCGTATGGCGGAGAACATCAGCTACTACGTGATCACCGCGTTCATCCTCGTCTACGCGACCACCGCCGTGGACATGAGCAAGCAGACCGCGCTCAACGCCGTCCTCATCGCGTCCGCCGTGCACTTCGCCGTGATCCCGCTGTGGGGTGCCCTGTCCGACCGCATCGGGCGCCGGCCGGTGTATCTGATCGGCGCGATCGGCGTCGGAGCCTGGATGTTCCCGTTCTTCGCACTCATCGACACGGCCGGGTTCGGTGCCCTGCTGCTCGCCGTCACGGTGGGTCTCGTGCTGCACGGTGCGATGTACGCGCCCCAGGCGGCGTTCTTCTCCGAGATGTTCGCGACGCGGATGCGCTACTCGGGCGCCTCGATCGGCGCGCAGTTCTCGTCCGTCGCGGCCGGTGCGCCGGCACCGCTGATCGCCACTGCCCTGCTGGCCGACTACGACTCGTCGACGCCCATCGCCCTGTACGTGATCGCCGCGGCCCTGCTCACCGTGGTGGCCATCGCCTGCGCACGGGAGACGAGGGAGCGGGACCTGACCACGCTGGACAGCGTCGCTGACGAGGTCGAGGATGCTCCGGCCACGGCCACGGCGGACGCCCGTACCGCCTGA
- a CDS encoding carboxypeptidase regulatory-like domain-containing protein → MFGYVRAIDDKKPIFMIKVSVYRGDLSLIDRAYTDEEGRYEVEIPEGETVTVGFDTHYSLTNADDWQPSVIANVIASDETALDRCLMRRGQAIDEASAMDALNGYLLTAATTNVRADAAYAATAENRLSMLKQHSLVLQALQQKLMEHFGNQT, encoded by the coding sequence ATGTTCGGGTATGTAAGAGCGATTGACGACAAGAAGCCGATCTTCATGATCAAGGTCAGCGTCTATCGCGGTGATCTGTCTCTGATCGACCGGGCCTATACCGACGAGGAAGGCCGATACGAGGTGGAGATTCCCGAAGGTGAAACGGTCACCGTAGGTTTCGACACGCATTACTCGCTGACCAACGCGGATGACTGGCAGCCGTCCGTCATCGCGAACGTGATCGCCAGCGACGAAACGGCCCTGGACCGCTGTCTGATGCGAAGGGGGCAGGCTATCGACGAGGCATCGGCCATGGATGCCCTCAACGGCTACCTCCTCACCGCGGCAACGACCAATGTGAGGGCAGACGCTGCCTACGCCGCCACTGCGGAGAACCGCCTGTCGATGCTCAAACAGCACAGTCTTGTACTTCAGGCGCTCCAGCAGAAGCTTATGGAGCACTTCGGAAATCAGACGTGA
- a CDS encoding cytochrome P450 — protein MPLLGHALKLWRDPLGFLTSLRSHGDLVRVDLGLMPMYVATSHDLVHEITVTQARSFEKGRFFDRLRPLAGNGLANADGEIHRRHRRMVQPMFSKERIAGYSHIIGRHARTMADAWAPGQIVDIERAMADYSIETLAATMFSTDMAMPAVEAVRTNLPVLLKNLLIRAASPKALDRLPIRANREFDAAAAQLRAVIDDVVAQARTSGSTDRTDLLTLLLAAQDADSGNGLTDTEVRDELSTIMFAGAETTAAALAWTFHELAGHPEVEKQVAEEIRSVVGDRDVTIADVPRLPSIRRVLDEVLRLHGVTLLMRRTTVPVRLGAHDLPAGTEVAFSLYALHRDPDVYGNATTFDPDRWLPDRREALQRHHFVPFGAGNRKCIGDQFVWTEATIAIATVLQRWKLSPAPGHTPKEIASAVAHADRIPMIVQPRD, from the coding sequence GTGCCCCTGCTGGGACACGCACTGAAACTCTGGCGGGATCCCCTGGGCTTCCTCACCTCTCTGCGCAGCCACGGCGATCTGGTCCGCGTCGACCTGGGCCTGATGCCGATGTACGTGGCCACGTCTCACGACCTCGTCCACGAGATCACCGTGACGCAGGCCCGCAGCTTCGAGAAGGGCCGGTTCTTCGACCGGCTCCGGCCTCTCGCGGGCAACGGCCTGGCCAACGCCGACGGCGAGATCCACCGCCGCCACCGGCGGATGGTCCAGCCGATGTTCTCCAAGGAACGCATCGCCGGCTATTCCCACATCATCGGCCGGCACGCCCGGACGATGGCAGACGCCTGGGCACCCGGGCAAATCGTCGACATCGAGCGGGCGATGGCCGACTACTCCATCGAAACGCTGGCGGCCACCATGTTCTCCACCGACATGGCGATGCCGGCGGTCGAAGCCGTACGGACCAATCTGCCCGTGCTGCTGAAGAACCTGCTGATACGGGCGGCCTCACCGAAGGCGCTCGACCGCCTCCCGATCCGTGCCAACCGCGAGTTCGACGCCGCCGCCGCTCAGTTGAGGGCAGTCATCGACGACGTGGTCGCGCAGGCACGGACGAGCGGATCCACCGACCGGACAGACCTGCTGACGCTGCTCCTGGCGGCGCAGGACGCCGACAGCGGCAACGGGCTGACCGACACAGAGGTCAGGGACGAGCTGTCCACCATCATGTTCGCCGGGGCTGAGACCACCGCGGCCGCCCTCGCGTGGACGTTCCATGAACTGGCCGGCCACCCCGAGGTCGAGAAGCAGGTCGCCGAGGAGATCCGCAGCGTGGTCGGGGACAGAGACGTGACGATCGCCGACGTACCCCGTCTACCATCGATCCGGCGCGTATTGGACGAAGTGCTACGGCTGCACGGCGTCACGCTGCTGATGCGGCGGACGACCGTCCCGGTCCGACTCGGCGCCCACGACCTCCCCGCCGGCACCGAGGTCGCGTTCAGCCTCTACGCGCTCCACCGCGATCCCGACGTCTACGGCAACGCCACCACGTTCGACCCCGACCGGTGGCTCCCCGACCGGCGCGAGGCCCTCCAGCGGCACCACTTCGTCCCCTTCGGCGCCGGTAACCGCAAGTGCATCGGCGATCAGTTCGTCTGGACCGAGGCGACGATCGCCATCGCCACCGTCCTGCAGCGGTGGAAACTCTCCCCTGCCCCAGGACACACCCCCAAGGAGATCGCCTCGGCAGTGGCGCACGCCGACCGCATCCCGATGATCGTGCAACCGCGCGACTGA